In the Candidatus Omnitrophota bacterium genome, one interval contains:
- the rplL gene encoding 50S ribosomal protein L7/L12: protein MKDVMDTIEVMTVLELADLVKALEDKFGVVAAAPVAVAAAGAGAGAGAGAAAAAEEKSTFTVVLAAAGANKIGVIKELRTITTLGLKEAKDLVDGAPKTIKEGATKDEADKIKKQLEAAGAKIELK from the coding sequence ATGAAGGACGTTATGGACACAATAGAGGTCATGACAGTCCTTGAGCTTGCTGACCTTGTTAAGGCGCTTGAAGATAAGTTCGGAGTGGTAGCGGCAGCACCTGTCGCTGTTGCGGCTGCCGGAGCCGGTGCTGGAGCGGGTGCCGGAGCGGCTGCAGCTGCTGAAGAGAAGTCTACATTCACAGTCGTGTTGGCGGCTGCCGGAGCGAATAAGATCGGCGTTATCAAAGAGCTTAGAACAATTACGACCCTCGGACTAAAAGAGGCGAAGGATCTCGTTGACGGCGCACCCAAGACTATAAAAGAAGGCGCGACGAAAGACGAAGCGGATAAGATAAAGAAGCAGCTCGAAGCGGCTGGCGCGAAGATCGAGTTAAAGTAA
- the rplJ gene encoding 50S ribosomal protein L10, translating into MAKQGYGKLTKERMVKELLSDIKERPNFFITNYMGSSVSDLENVRKSLRPCSSTYFVVKNSILNVVLDQLKIEDAKPMVGGGVGVSLSGEDYLATTKALVNFAKTHEKFQIKGAYIDGKLIGVDKIKEMAALPSKEVLLARVVGGIKAPITGFVMVLGGIIRKFVYVVDAVKTSKEKAAPQTQTAQAAQ; encoded by the coding sequence ATGGCAAAACAGGGATACGGTAAACTTACAAAAGAACGAATGGTGAAAGAGCTTCTTTCTGATATTAAGGAGCGTCCAAACTTTTTTATAACCAACTATATGGGTTCATCGGTCTCGGACTTAGAAAACGTAAGAAAGTCTTTAAGGCCGTGCAGCTCCACCTACTTTGTCGTAAAGAATTCCATATTAAATGTTGTGCTTGACCAGCTGAAGATAGAAGACGCGAAACCTATGGTCGGCGGTGGCGTAGGAGTATCGTTAAGCGGCGAAGATTATTTGGCTACCACAAAAGCGTTGGTAAATTTCGCGAAAACACACGAGAAATTCCAGATAAAAGGCGCTTACATAGATGGGAAATTGATAGGTGTTGATAAGATAAAAGAGATGGCCGCTCTGCCGTCCAAAGAAGTGCTGCTTGCCAGGGTGGTAGGCGGAATAAAGGCTCCTATAACAGGTTTTGTGATGGTATTAGGCGGAATAATAAGAAAATTTGTATACGTAGTGGATGCGGTAAAGACAAGCAAGGAAAAAGCTGCGCCGCAGACTCAAACAGCACAAGCAGCGCAATAA